In the Vicugna pacos chromosome 24, VicPac4, whole genome shotgun sequence genome, one interval contains:
- the USP14 gene encoding ubiquitin carboxyl-terminal hydrolase 14 isoform X2: MPLYSVTVKWGKEKFEGVELNTDEPPMVFKAQLFALTGVQPARQKVMVKGGTLKDDDWGNIKIKNGMTLLMMGSADALPEEPSAKTVFVEDMTEEQLASAMELPCGLTNLGNTCYMNATVQCIRSVPELKDALKRYAGALRASGETASAQYITAALRDLFDSMDKTSSSIPPIILLQFLHMAFPQFAEKGEQGQYLQQDANECWIQMMRVLQQKLEAIEDDTVKETDSSSASAVTPSKKKSLIDQFFGVEFETTMKCTESEEEEVTKGKENQLQLSCFINQEVKYLFTGLKLRLQEEITKQSPTLQRNALYIKSSKISRLPAYLTIQMVRFFYKEKESVNAKVLKDVKFPLMLDVYELCTPELQEKMISFRSKFKDLEDKKVNQQPKTSDKKNSPQKEVKYEPFSFADDIGSNNCGYYDLQAVLTHQGRSSSSGHYVSWVKRKQDEWIKFDDDKVSIVTPEDILRLSGGGDWHIAYVLLYGPRRVEIMEEESEQ; the protein is encoded by the exons ATGCCGCTCTACTCCG TTACTGTGAAATGGGGAAAGGAGAAATTTGAAGGTGTAGAATTGAATACTGATGAACCTCCCATGGTGTTCAAGGCTCAGCTTTTTGCATTGACTGGAGTCCAGCCGGCCAGACAGAAAGTTATGGTGAAAGGAGGAACATTGAAG GATGATGATTGGggaaacatcaaaataaaaaat ggaaTGACTCTACTAATGATGGGGTCAGCAGATGCTCTTCCTGAGGAACCCTCGGCTAAAACTGTTTTCGTAGAAGACATGACGGAAGAACAGTTAGCATCTGCC ATGGAATTACCATGTGGATTGACAAACCTTGGTAACACTTGTTACATGAATGCTACAGTTCAGTGTATTCGTTCTGTGCCTGAACTCAAAGATGCCCTTAAAAg GTATGCAGGTGCCTTGAGAGCTTCAGGGGAAACAGCTTCAGCGCAGTATATCACTGCAG CCCTTAGAGATTTGTTTGATTCCATGGATAAAACTTCTTCTAGTATTCCACCTATTATTCTGCTGCAGTTTTTGCACATGGCTTTTCCACAGTTTGCAGAGAAGGGTGAACAAGGACAGTATCTTCAGCAG gatGCTAATGAATGTTGGATACAAATGATGAGAGTATTGCAACAGAAACTGGAAGCCATAGAGGATGATACTGTTAAAGAG ACAGATTCTTCATCTGCATCAGCGGTGACGccttctaaaaagaaaagcttaaTTGATCAGTTCTTCGGAGTCGAGTTTGAAACTAC CATGAAATGTACAGAATCTGAAGAAGAAGAGGTCACTAAAGGGAAGGAAAATCAGCTGCAGCTTAGCTGTTTTATCAATCAAGAAGTCAAGTATCTTTTTACAGGACTTAAATTG CGACTTCAGGAAGAAATCACCAAACAATCTCCAACATTGCAAAGGAATGCTTTGTACATCAAATCT TCCAAGATCAGCCGGCTACCTGCTTACTTGACCATTCAGATGGTTCGGTTTTTTTACAAAGAGAAGGAATCTGTGAATGCTAAAGTTCTTAAG GATGTTAAATTTCCTCTTATGTTGGATGTGTACGAACTGTGTACACCGGAACTTCAagagaaaatgatttcttttcgATCAAAATTCAAGGATCTAGAAGATAAAAAAGTAAATCAGCAACCAAAGACA AGTGACAAAAAGAATAGCCCCCAAAAGGAAGTTAAGTATGAACCCTTTTCTTTTGCTGATG ACATTGGCTCCAATAACTGTGGCTACTATGACTTACAAGCTGTGCTGACACACCAGGGAAGGTCTAGCTCTTCAGGCCATTATGTGTCTTGGGTGAAAAGGAAACAAG atGAATGGATTAAGTTTGATGACGACAAGGTCAGCATCGTGACACCAGAGGATATCTTGCGGCTTTCTGGCGGTGGAGACTGGCACATAGCGTATGTTCTCCTCTATGGGCCTCGCAGAGTTGAAATAATGGAAGAGGAAAGTGAACAGTAA
- the USP14 gene encoding ubiquitin carboxyl-terminal hydrolase 14 isoform X3 translates to MVFKAQLFALTGVQPARQKVMVKGGTLKDDDWGNIKIKNGMTLLMMGSADALPEEPSAKTVFVEDMTEEQLASAMELPCGLTNLGNTCYMNATVQCIRSVPELKDALKRYAGALRASGETASAQYITAALRDLFDSMDKTSSSIPPIILLQFLHMAFPQFAEKGEQGQYLQQDANECWIQMMRVLQQKLEAIEDDTVKETDSSSASAVTPSKKKSLIDQFFGVEFETTMKCTESEEEEVTKGKENQLQLSCFINQEVKYLFTGLKLRLQEEITKQSPTLQRNALYIKSSKISRLPAYLTIQMVRFFYKEKESVNAKVLKDVKFPLMLDVYELCTPELQEKMISFRSKFKDLEDKKVNQQPKTSDKKNSPQKEVKYEPFSFADDIGSNNCGYYDLQAVLTHQGRSSSSGHYVSWVKRKQDEWIKFDDDKVSIVTPEDILRLSGGGDWHIAPRFSSQMFVAHLFLYYVLFLHGSNCR, encoded by the exons ATGGTGTTCAAGGCTCAGCTTTTTGCATTGACTGGAGTCCAGCCGGCCAGACAGAAAGTTATGGTGAAAGGAGGAACATTGAAG GATGATGATTGGggaaacatcaaaataaaaaat ggaaTGACTCTACTAATGATGGGGTCAGCAGATGCTCTTCCTGAGGAACCCTCGGCTAAAACTGTTTTCGTAGAAGACATGACGGAAGAACAGTTAGCATCTGCC ATGGAATTACCATGTGGATTGACAAACCTTGGTAACACTTGTTACATGAATGCTACAGTTCAGTGTATTCGTTCTGTGCCTGAACTCAAAGATGCCCTTAAAAg GTATGCAGGTGCCTTGAGAGCTTCAGGGGAAACAGCTTCAGCGCAGTATATCACTGCAG CCCTTAGAGATTTGTTTGATTCCATGGATAAAACTTCTTCTAGTATTCCACCTATTATTCTGCTGCAGTTTTTGCACATGGCTTTTCCACAGTTTGCAGAGAAGGGTGAACAAGGACAGTATCTTCAGCAG gatGCTAATGAATGTTGGATACAAATGATGAGAGTATTGCAACAGAAACTGGAAGCCATAGAGGATGATACTGTTAAAGAG ACAGATTCTTCATCTGCATCAGCGGTGACGccttctaaaaagaaaagcttaaTTGATCAGTTCTTCGGAGTCGAGTTTGAAACTAC CATGAAATGTACAGAATCTGAAGAAGAAGAGGTCACTAAAGGGAAGGAAAATCAGCTGCAGCTTAGCTGTTTTATCAATCAAGAAGTCAAGTATCTTTTTACAGGACTTAAATTG CGACTTCAGGAAGAAATCACCAAACAATCTCCAACATTGCAAAGGAATGCTTTGTACATCAAATCT TCCAAGATCAGCCGGCTACCTGCTTACTTGACCATTCAGATGGTTCGGTTTTTTTACAAAGAGAAGGAATCTGTGAATGCTAAAGTTCTTAAG GATGTTAAATTTCCTCTTATGTTGGATGTGTACGAACTGTGTACACCGGAACTTCAagagaaaatgatttcttttcgATCAAAATTCAAGGATCTAGAAGATAAAAAAGTAAATCAGCAACCAAAGACA AGTGACAAAAAGAATAGCCCCCAAAAGGAAGTTAAGTATGAACCCTTTTCTTTTGCTGATG ACATTGGCTCCAATAACTGTGGCTACTATGACTTACAAGCTGTGCTGACACACCAGGGAAGGTCTAGCTCTTCAGGCCATTATGTGTCTTGGGTGAAAAGGAAACAAG atGAATGGATTAAGTTTGATGACGACAAGGTCAGCATCGTGACACCAGAGGATATCTTGCGGCTTTCTGGCGGTGGAGACTGGCACATAGC CCCAAGGTTCAGCAGTCAGATGTTTGTTGCACACCTGTTCCTCTATTATGTGTTGTTCTTGCATGGTTCAAACTGCCGGTGA
- the USP14 gene encoding ubiquitin carboxyl-terminal hydrolase 14 isoform X1: MPLYSVTVKWGKEKFEGVELNTDEPPMVFKAQLFALTGVQPARQKVMVKGGTLKDDDWGNIKIKNGMTLLMMGSADALPEEPSAKTVFVEDMTEEQLASAMELPCGLTNLGNTCYMNATVQCIRSVPELKDALKRYAGALRASGETASAQYITAALRDLFDSMDKTSSSIPPIILLQFLHMAFPQFAEKGEQGQYLQQDANECWIQMMRVLQQKLEAIEDDTVKETDSSSASAVTPSKKKSLIDQFFGVEFETTMKCTESEEEEVTKGKENQLQLSCFINQEVKYLFTGLKLRLQEEITKQSPTLQRNALYIKSSKISRLPAYLTIQMVRFFYKEKESVNAKVLKDVKFPLMLDVYELCTPELQEKMISFRSKFKDLEDKKVNQQPKTSDKKNSPQKEVKYEPFSFADDIGSNNCGYYDLQAVLTHQGRSSSSGHYVSWVKRKQDEWIKFDDDKVSIVTPEDILRLSGGGDWHIAPRFSSQMFVAHLFLYYVLFLHGSNCR, translated from the exons ATGCCGCTCTACTCCG TTACTGTGAAATGGGGAAAGGAGAAATTTGAAGGTGTAGAATTGAATACTGATGAACCTCCCATGGTGTTCAAGGCTCAGCTTTTTGCATTGACTGGAGTCCAGCCGGCCAGACAGAAAGTTATGGTGAAAGGAGGAACATTGAAG GATGATGATTGGggaaacatcaaaataaaaaat ggaaTGACTCTACTAATGATGGGGTCAGCAGATGCTCTTCCTGAGGAACCCTCGGCTAAAACTGTTTTCGTAGAAGACATGACGGAAGAACAGTTAGCATCTGCC ATGGAATTACCATGTGGATTGACAAACCTTGGTAACACTTGTTACATGAATGCTACAGTTCAGTGTATTCGTTCTGTGCCTGAACTCAAAGATGCCCTTAAAAg GTATGCAGGTGCCTTGAGAGCTTCAGGGGAAACAGCTTCAGCGCAGTATATCACTGCAG CCCTTAGAGATTTGTTTGATTCCATGGATAAAACTTCTTCTAGTATTCCACCTATTATTCTGCTGCAGTTTTTGCACATGGCTTTTCCACAGTTTGCAGAGAAGGGTGAACAAGGACAGTATCTTCAGCAG gatGCTAATGAATGTTGGATACAAATGATGAGAGTATTGCAACAGAAACTGGAAGCCATAGAGGATGATACTGTTAAAGAG ACAGATTCTTCATCTGCATCAGCGGTGACGccttctaaaaagaaaagcttaaTTGATCAGTTCTTCGGAGTCGAGTTTGAAACTAC CATGAAATGTACAGAATCTGAAGAAGAAGAGGTCACTAAAGGGAAGGAAAATCAGCTGCAGCTTAGCTGTTTTATCAATCAAGAAGTCAAGTATCTTTTTACAGGACTTAAATTG CGACTTCAGGAAGAAATCACCAAACAATCTCCAACATTGCAAAGGAATGCTTTGTACATCAAATCT TCCAAGATCAGCCGGCTACCTGCTTACTTGACCATTCAGATGGTTCGGTTTTTTTACAAAGAGAAGGAATCTGTGAATGCTAAAGTTCTTAAG GATGTTAAATTTCCTCTTATGTTGGATGTGTACGAACTGTGTACACCGGAACTTCAagagaaaatgatttcttttcgATCAAAATTCAAGGATCTAGAAGATAAAAAAGTAAATCAGCAACCAAAGACA AGTGACAAAAAGAATAGCCCCCAAAAGGAAGTTAAGTATGAACCCTTTTCTTTTGCTGATG ACATTGGCTCCAATAACTGTGGCTACTATGACTTACAAGCTGTGCTGACACACCAGGGAAGGTCTAGCTCTTCAGGCCATTATGTGTCTTGGGTGAAAAGGAAACAAG atGAATGGATTAAGTTTGATGACGACAAGGTCAGCATCGTGACACCAGAGGATATCTTGCGGCTTTCTGGCGGTGGAGACTGGCACATAGC CCCAAGGTTCAGCAGTCAGATGTTTGTTGCACACCTGTTCCTCTATTATGTGTTGTTCTTGCATGGTTCAAACTGCCGGTGA